Proteins from a single region of Rhea pennata isolate bPtePen1 chromosome 6, bPtePen1.pri, whole genome shotgun sequence:
- the NMI gene encoding N-myc-interactor isoform X1, producing the protein MDLTYPPYSLENNGFRREITDSSGPSTDEMESLKEELERWKERLRKAEKAKADLLLCKLSADEERCKAQDELTKLKDLREKQHKESSMSRENYEIELYLLNQENSELKREIEKLKKDLAINNSVLSQDGQIKKKIAEMKMKFVQMEDMKDDNPDMNTHCVFYVTTKIPFKLDKNQALLTFEDEKVAQRLIKMDKHTVNLDSEIANVRVMPFTLQMGIKFKLHITISGKKINVSEIPELSIPNDWMRDKLELHFYKSEHGGGEIESVKYDKRSGTAVITFLKPEAASSFVRCAKRPFFVNGRCCMVSVFPSTEEHLEEFQICSGISKKTILLQGIQETEDDEESVQDMIEIHFQKPSNGGGEIENIKYVSKGVMWAYFEEDT; encoded by the exons ATGGATTTGACATATCCACCATATTCCTTAGAAAATAACGGTTTT CGTAGAGAAATCACTGACTCTTCTGGCCCATCAACGGATGAAATGGAAAGTCTTAAAGAAGAATTGGAGAGATGGAAG gaaagaCTTAGAAAAGCTGAGAAGGCAAAAGCTGATCTTCTCCTTTGTAAATTGAGTGCTGATGAAGAGCGTTGTAAAGCACAGGATGAGCTGACAAAGCTAAAAGACTTGCGAGAGAAACAGCATAAGGAAAGCAGTATGTCTAGGGAAAACTATGAG aTAGAACTCTATCTGCTAAATCAGGAAAACAGTGAGCTGAAGAGAGAGATTGAAAAGCTCAAAAAAGACCTTGCAATAAATAACTCTGTGCTTTCACAGGATGGTCAG attaaaaaaaagatagcagaaatgaaaatgaaattcgTTCAGATGGAAGATATGAAGGATGATAATCCAGATATGAATACTCACTGTGTTTTTTATGTAACTACAAAAATCCCATTCAAACTGGATAAAAACCAAGCACTGCTTACTTTTGAAGATGAGAAAG TTGCCCAGAGGCTGATAAAAATGGATAAGCATACTGTGAACCTGGACAGTGAAATAGCGAATGTGAGAGTGATGCCTTTTACACTTCAAATGGGAATCAAATTTAAG cTCCATATCACTATTTCTGGAAAGAAGAtcaatgtttctgaaataccaGAGCTATCAATTCCTAATGACTGGATGAGAGACAAATTAGAGCTGCATTTCTACAAATCTGAacatggaggaggagaaatagAGAGTGTAAAATATGACAAAAGATCTGGAACAGCTGTTATTACATTCCTCAAACCTGAAG CAGCTAGCAGCTTTGTGAGATGCGCTAAACGTCCTTTCTTTGTGAATGGAAGGTGCTGTATGGTTTCTGTGTTCCCCAGCACAGAAGAACACTTGGAAGAGTTTCAG ATCTGTTCTGGGATTTCTAAGAAGACCATTCTGTTGCAAGGAATTCAAGAGACTGAAGATGATGAGGAAAGTGTACAGGACATgattgaaattcattttcaaaagcctAGTAATGGTGGTGGGGAAATAGagaatattaaatatgtatCAAAAGGGGTTATGTGGGCTTATTTTGAGGAGGATACTTAA
- the NMI gene encoding N-myc-interactor isoform X2 yields MDLTYPPYSLENNGFRREITDSSGPSTDEMESLKEELERWKERLRKAEKAKADLLLCKLSADEERCKAQDELTKLKDLREKQHKESSMSRENYEIELYLLNQENSELKREIEKLKKDLAINNSVLSQDGQIKKKIAEMKMKFVQMEDMKDDNPDMNTHCVFYVTTKIPFKLDKNQALLTFEDEKVAQRLIKMDKHTVNLDSEIANVRVMPFTLQMGIKFKLHITISGKKINVSEIPELSIPNDWMRDKLELHFYKSEHGGGEIESVKYDKRSGTAVITFLKPEASSFVRCAKRPFFVNGRCCMVSVFPSTEEHLEEFQICSGISKKTILLQGIQETEDDEESVQDMIEIHFQKPSNGGGEIENIKYVSKGVMWAYFEEDT; encoded by the exons ATGGATTTGACATATCCACCATATTCCTTAGAAAATAACGGTTTT CGTAGAGAAATCACTGACTCTTCTGGCCCATCAACGGATGAAATGGAAAGTCTTAAAGAAGAATTGGAGAGATGGAAG gaaagaCTTAGAAAAGCTGAGAAGGCAAAAGCTGATCTTCTCCTTTGTAAATTGAGTGCTGATGAAGAGCGTTGTAAAGCACAGGATGAGCTGACAAAGCTAAAAGACTTGCGAGAGAAACAGCATAAGGAAAGCAGTATGTCTAGGGAAAACTATGAG aTAGAACTCTATCTGCTAAATCAGGAAAACAGTGAGCTGAAGAGAGAGATTGAAAAGCTCAAAAAAGACCTTGCAATAAATAACTCTGTGCTTTCACAGGATGGTCAG attaaaaaaaagatagcagaaatgaaaatgaaattcgTTCAGATGGAAGATATGAAGGATGATAATCCAGATATGAATACTCACTGTGTTTTTTATGTAACTACAAAAATCCCATTCAAACTGGATAAAAACCAAGCACTGCTTACTTTTGAAGATGAGAAAG TTGCCCAGAGGCTGATAAAAATGGATAAGCATACTGTGAACCTGGACAGTGAAATAGCGAATGTGAGAGTGATGCCTTTTACACTTCAAATGGGAATCAAATTTAAG cTCCATATCACTATTTCTGGAAAGAAGAtcaatgtttctgaaataccaGAGCTATCAATTCCTAATGACTGGATGAGAGACAAATTAGAGCTGCATTTCTACAAATCTGAacatggaggaggagaaatagAGAGTGTAAAATATGACAAAAGATCTGGAACAGCTGTTATTACATTCCTCAAACCTGAAG CTAGCAGCTTTGTGAGATGCGCTAAACGTCCTTTCTTTGTGAATGGAAGGTGCTGTATGGTTTCTGTGTTCCCCAGCACAGAAGAACACTTGGAAGAGTTTCAG ATCTGTTCTGGGATTTCTAAGAAGACCATTCTGTTGCAAGGAATTCAAGAGACTGAAGATGATGAGGAAAGTGTACAGGACATgattgaaattcattttcaaaagcctAGTAATGGTGGTGGGGAAATAGagaatattaaatatgtatCAAAAGGGGTTATGTGGGCTTATTTTGAGGAGGATACTTAA
- the RBM43 gene encoding RNA-binding protein 43, whose translation MASGAAAGAGRYGDRYGDRYAGAPQTQATGQTAKSARTVVISGVPDGLLNDDVMTDTLVIHFQMAKNNGGDVEEIMYPTMKKGVAYLTFEDPEVVENVLKKDEHRLEDKRLSGYYPLKVTRCPQYYCENVFSSVTSVLNMSIFKDQFVLEDLIQELKKNIRALSFGCLESNGHISVQGPFPAIKLLKDFLLLKAKSLSEKDKGEENKPLQRPKRKLRQQRLSMETSNLIPDPDGEKQVVVLDTDIYHYMKHFFFKKFLVNYDVVISDITDGEITTVYLENARSRSGAGQVLRIKEEIENQSVKLHNSLRKERIYLEGRTGDEKQKYKQACETVKSHYPYVLIIPYDTHIDIIGDSSEIFEFTKKISRKIQNQKIQLERLCSRDCCK comes from the exons AtggcgagcggcgccgcggcgggcgcgggccgtTACGGCGACCGTTACGGCGACCGTTACGCGGGGGCTCCTCAGACGCAG GCAACAGGACAAACTGCTAAATCAGCAAGGACAGTTGTCATCTCCGGTGTTCCGGATGGCCTTTTGAATGATGATGTCATGACTGATACACTGGTGATTCATTTCCAAATGGCAAAGAACAATGGTGGAGATGTGGAAGAAATAATGTATCCAACAATGAAAAAAGGAGTTGCGTATTTAACTTTTGAAGATCCAGAAG TTGTAGAGAATGTTCTAAAAAAGGATGAACATCGACTAGAAGACAAGAGGCTGTCTGGATACTATCCTCTGAAAGTAACCCGCTGCCCACAGTATTACTGTGAAAAT GTCTTCAGCTCTGTCACGTCTGTCCTCAATATGTCTATTTTCAAAGATCAATTTGTTTTAGAAGACCTGATACAAGAACTTAAAAAGAACATCAGAGCTTTGAGCTTTGGTTGTTTGGAGTCCAACGGACATATTTCTGTTCAAGGGCCATTTCCAGCAATCAAATTGCTAAAAGACTTTCtcttattaaaagcaaaatccctttcagagaaggacaaaggagaagaaaataagccCCTTCAGAGACCAAAGAGAAAGCTCCGGCAACAAAGACTTTCCATGGAGACAAGTAATTTAATTCCTGATCcagatggagaaaaacaggtgGTTGTTCTTGACACAGATATATACCACTacatgaaacacttttttttcaagaaattcCTAGTAAATTATGATGTTGTAATTTCTGACATTACTGATGGTGAGATAACTACAGTGTATCTTGAGAATGCCAGAAGTAGGTCTGGTGCTGGACAGGTTTTAAGAATCAAAGAGGAAATTGAAAATCAGTCAGTAAAACTTCATAACAGTTTACGTAAAGAAAGGATCTATCTTGAGGGGCGGACGGgagatgaaaagcagaaatacaaacaGGCGTGTGAAACTGTAAAATCCCATTACCCATATGTTTTGATTATTCCTTATGATACTCACATTGATATTATAGGAGATTCTTCTGAGATTTTTgaattcacaaagaaaataagcagaaagatTCAGAATCAAAAGATTCAGCTAGAAAGATTGTGTTCACGTGACTGCTGCAAGTGA